CCGAAGATGGTCAGCTCACTTGCCAGACAGTTGGGACGAAGCCGTAATCTGATTGAGTGTTTCCACAGTGTAGGCTGGTCGATGACCTTACAGGATGCCAAATGGATGATTGACCGGATGGCAGCCATGGGTACCAACTTTTTTAATTTTCACGCCTTCTTCTATACCATCGACGGACTTGCCAAGCATGATGCACCGCCATCCCAGTTTATACAGAACCCGTATTGGCGTCATTTCCGGCAGTTGGGAGATTACGCGGGGCGTTTAAGCTATCTGATGAGCACCGGGACAGCGGACATTCGAATTGCCGTGCTTGATCCAACGACCACGTTCTGGAGCCTGATGGGAAATCCGTTACAAGGGTTCGAATATGGCGGAGAAGACGAAGCAGAACGGACGCAGCTGGATCGTCTCACGAACGATTGGATGCGGATCACCTCGCATCTGCTCGAAAACAGACGTGACTATGATCATCTGGACCCCGAGCTGTTAGCGGAAGCTGTGCTGGCAGAGGGCACGATTCAGATTGGCGCTGCACGTTATGAAGTGCTGATTCTTCCACCGATGCTGAACCTGGAGGCAGCAGCCTGGCAGCAGGTGAAGCAGTTCGTGGAACAGGGAGGAACGGTTATATCTGTAGGCATGCCGCCGTATGTAGCCATCCAGCCAGGAAGCCCTGTAGGAAATGAGGCCGCCCAATTCTTTGGTGCAGGCAACCAGCCGCATGAGGCATATTGGGGCAATGCGGACGAAACAGGTCATGACAGCAGCGAATTGATGTGGCAGCAGGGACAGGGAAATGCCTATTTTCTACCTGCGGGAACAGGTCGCGGGGATGACTTCTCCTTGGAACTGATCTCCCTGCTGCTGGATCAGGTACTGCCCGAACCGATCTGTTGGATCATGGAAGAAGAAAGTGCGTCGCTGCTTATGCAGACCCGTCAATTATCGGACGGAGAGTTTATGATCTTTTTGTCCAACCAGGAAGGACAACAACTTGAAGGGCAATTGAAAATGGTAGCCAAGCGCTTATGGACGGATGTGGATCTTTCAGCGGGTACAACTCTGCTGGCGGAACGGCTCAATCTGGAGAACGGACAGCATGAACCATTGCCGTTTACCAGCAGTGGTGGTGAATGGTGCATTTCGTTAAAGCTTGCTCCCTATGAAGCACATGCGGTAAGGCTTACTTTACAACATGCCCAAGAGGCATTAGAGGAGAATTCTTTTGCTCTGAATCAAACAGGGACGAAGTCTGGCGCGGGTCGTTTAGTTACTGAGACTGAGAACGCACCCTATACCATTCAGCTTCCTTCGGAAGGGCCATGGCGACTGGAAAGCGTACAGTCCAACACACTTCGCATGGGGCAGTTCAACGTAACAGCTTCCAATGACAACGGTGTAATTTTTGAACGTAATCATGTTGCAGTCAAACCGTTTATTGACCAGGCGGCGGAATTATCGGAGAACCATCATCTGCCGCTCCAGTTTAATCAGGTATTTGGCACACCGAAGAAAGCATCCGTTGCCTACCCAATCCAGTGCAAGTATACGACTACATTTGAGCTGAGAACGGCATTGGCAGAATGTCTGTTATTCATGGACAGGGCGGCGATATCAGGTGACTGGACCATGGAAATCAACGGAGAACCGATTGGACCCGATCAATTTGAGCCAATTGAAATTACCGATCACCATAATATTGGCTGCAATATAACTGCGTTGTTGCGCAACGGCCTGAATGAAATGACCGTTACCATACAGGTTACGAGGGATGAAGAAGGTATCGTTGATCCGCTGTATCTGCAAGGGAGGTTTGGCGTGGAATTCCATCATGAAGGCATGGTCTCTCTCGTTCGTGAGCCGGATACGGCGACTCGAATTGGACCTGAGCCACAGCCGTTTTATCCCCATTTTGCAGGAGAGATGAGTTACAAACGCAGCTTCTGGGTGAATCAGCCTACTGAAGAAGTCGCCTCCTTTGAACTGGAATTCAGCGACTGGCAGGTGCAGGATGTGGTAGAAGTACGGGTGAATGGTTACAGTCTGGGCGTTCGATGCTGGTCTCCATATCGCTGGAGGGGAGAAGTCTCCTGGCTGCGAGCAGGGGATAACGATATTGAAGTACGCGTTACCAATACATTAATCGGACTGCTGGAAGGTACGTATTTTGACTCGGGTAGCCACCGTTTGCTGGAAGCTGGTCATGTATCAGCTGAAGAATAAACCTCACAAGATAAACGGATTTATTCCTTAAGGAGTTAGAAGGATCGTTGATCTGCTGTTCTACAGCAAGGATAATGAAAAGCCGGAAAAAAGCAATTGAACGTACATTTACACGATAACGAAGAAACAGTGTGATTCATTCGCTATTGAAGAAGCAAGTGGGAGGAAAAATGATGGGACATCGTATCCAGTTTGACCGCTACCCGGGTGGCGTGATGAAGGCTTTGACGTTCAGTTATGACGATGGTGTGGTACATGATCGCAGACTGGTGGAAATTTTCAATCAACATGGACTGCGGGGCACATTCAATCTGAATTCCGGTACGCTGAGCAAGCCTGGCCGAATTGAGACGACAGAAGTTGCGGATTTATATGCTGGGCATGAAGTGGCTGTACATACGGTCACCCATCCCACATTGCCCTATGTCCCGGATGAGCTGCTGACCGAAGAGATCATGGAAGATCGGAGAGTGCTGGAACAGCTGGTCGGTTATCCGGTGCGAGGTATGGCCTACCCGAATGGGAGTTATGACCGTTCACTCAGCACCAAGCTCGAATGGCTTGGCATCGATTATGCACGCACGGTTGAATCCTACGGCAGGTACACACTGCCTGAGCGGCCGCTCGAATGGCATCCAACCTGCCACCACAACCATGATTTGACAACCCATGCCGAACGATTTATCCAGCATACGAAGACAGGTACGCCACTCCTGTTATATGTATGGGGTCACAGCTATGAATTCAATGATAACGACAATTGGCAGATTATTGAACAGTTTGCTGAGCAGATTGGCGGTCGGGATGACATCTGGTACGCCACAAACATCGAAGTGATTGCTTACTGGAAAGCGGTCAAACGCCTGGAATGTTCAGCAGACCGGTCGATTATCCACAATCCATCGGCTATCTCTGTCTGGTTTACGGCGGATCAGCAGGTGGTTGAAGTGAAGGCTGGCGAGACATTGCGACTAACCGAACGAATTAAGGTATAGGAAGGGAGCTGAAGATCATTCGTTATTTTCATGAGAACGAGGCGATTGCAGGCAAGGTGTATGATTCAATTCCGGATATGTTGACTACCGTGGCACAGCGTTATATTGGGGACCATCCGAAACACTCCTTTTTGTTCCGAGCGTACCACCGTGGAGGCTTCCGTAGACTGGGGGATTATCGTTATGATCTGAATTTGGATGCCAAATGGAAAGAGGCTCGTGCAGGACAGTACGTGTACGTATGGGGCAAGTTGTGGAGCCAGCAGGAGGCTACGTTAAATACGGGACTGAACTGTTACAGTCCGGTGACGGTCTATGTGAACGGAGAAGAGATTTTCAAATCGGAGCTGTTGCAGGAGTTATTTCCCGAGCGCATAACCCAGATTCCGATTTCCGTGAAATATGGCTGGAACGATGTGCTGCTTTGTTTTGTAAAAACTGAGGTGGGATTCGGCGGGATCTACGGAACGGCCTCATTTAAAAACTTTCCGCTTCACTTCCTCACACCTGGTTTGGACCGCCAAGGACAGGAGGGCTGGCTGTACTCGGAACCAGTCGATGAACCTTTATCATCACTCCCTCGTGATGGCATGACTGAAGAAGAAACGGGCCTCTCCTGGTATCCGCGCAGGGACTGGACAGAAGGGGAACAGAACGCTGGAGCTTTCGCCAGAATCTTTGGGACAGAGCAGCCTGCTGTTGCGTACGCATGGTCCAAACTGGATGTCATCCAACCGGGATCGACACCTGTTCTTCTGCAAGGAAAACATGAAGGTGCCCTCACCCTGTACGTTGATGGCAAGGAGATATATTCCGCTGGGCAAAGCGGTAATTTCCGCGTTGAACTGCCTCGCCGATACGGTGGTTCTGATCTGGTAGCGAAAGGTGAAACCAAGGCTGGGAGCGAGTTGTGGGGATTTACACTGGAAGATGCGAAGACCTCAGGGACGAAAGGCTGGAGATTAAGACCACCTCATCCGGTTGCAGGATGCCACGATGCGTGGCTGTTTACGGGTGTATTTTCCCCAGGCTCTGAACCATCTCCCCAAGATATTGTGGTAACAGATACTGTATTTGATGATGGAACCCAAGGCGTATACTGGCATGTGGATCTTCCTGAAACGAGTGTCCGTCCCTATTTGGAAAATACCCACTATGGCAAATGGAATTATCCACTCGGGGTCACCCTGCTTGGACTTCTTCAGATTGGCCAGGAGTTGGGACGTGACGACTATGTTCAGTATGTGCGTGACCATATCGGCCTGAGTACGTCGTTTGACCGTTATGGTCTATGGGATCGGGAAGGGTACGGCGCCGCGGGAATCAATAATCAGTTGTCTGCGATCGACAGTCTGGATGACTGTGGTTCGTTTGGATCTACTTTGCTGGCAGCGATGGAACTCGGCGACATTCGTGGGGGGAGAGATACCGCAGATCGTATTGCGGGCTATATTACGGATGAACAGGAACGTCTGGACGACGGAGCCTTTTACCGTGTTCGTGGCAGCGGAGAGATGCGCCAGGAAACGATGTGGTGTGATGATCTGTATATGAGCACACCTTTCCTGATGCGGTACGGTCAGTTGACGGGAGATACTTCTTATTGGGATGATGCGATCAACCAGTTCCTCATGTTCCGCAAATATCTGTATATTCCTGAACAACAGATCATGTCCCACGTGTATGATTTTGTGCGTGGACGGGCGACAGGCATACCATGGGGGCGCGGGAACGGATGGGTTCTGTTTTCGCTAACCGAACTACTGTCGATTCTGCCAAGCGATCACGTCAAACGGCCGGAACTGCTGGGCTTCTACCGGGATCTATGTCAGGGGTATCTGGCGCTGCAAGGTGAAAATGGTCTCTGGCATCAGGTGCTGAACCGCCCGGATTCGTATGAGGAAACCTCCTGCACGTCCATGTTCATCTACGCCTATGCCCGCGGTATTCGTGAAGGCTGGCTGGAGCAGCCAGCGGCCTACTTGGATGCGGTACGCAAAGGATGGGAGGGTATGACCCATCTGTCCATTGATTACAAAGGCAATGTGTACGGTGTATGCCGGGGTTCCGGTTACTCCTTTACCGCACTTTATTACCGGGATGATCTGGGATGGATTCTGAACGATACGCACGGTATTGGCATTGTGCTTCTGGCCGGGATTGAGGTGCATAAAATGAACCAGCAGCTGAGCCGGATTTCGTTCGACTCTTCGGTTACAGCTGCACAACGCTAGTACAGCAATCATGAGTTCATCTGCATATAACCTAACGACAAATAAAGCGGCACAGCCTTAATGGCTTACCGCTTTTTTCGTTATGAATGGAAATATTCAATTAAGATTCCAAATTAAACGTGTTGTTAAAACAGTTCCAATTGCTCCGGACCCTCTTCCTCTTCCGGCTCCGTACGATCAGGGAAGGGCTTCACGGGCTGCTCCAGCAGCTCCATCATCATCTGAGCATTTGCAGCCGCATCGCCGCCCGAGTTGTTGTTGAAAATCACATAGACATCTTTGCTCTGCTCCTGCAATTGCTCCAGATAACCTTTCCACTCCAGCAGCTCTTCCTGGTTGTAGCGATACAGATAACGGGTTTCGCGCCAATTAGGTGCACCATTCTGATGCCAGCCTGATACATTGCGCCCATGCATACGCACCAGTGTCATTTCGGCATCGGTAGCCTCAGGTACAATAGGGATAGATCCTGGCCCCGCTTGAGGTTCATCACAGACGCTGTGAATCCAGCCTTGTTCCTTCAGAAATGCCAGCGTCCGTTCGCGCATGCCCTCTTCATACCAGCTGCGATGACGAAATTCGAGGGCACAAGGGATGCCTTCCATTCTCAGTTTTACTTCACGAAGTTCATTAACGTTGTCCCGATTGCATTCAAACCAGGGCGGGTACTGGAATAAGGCCGCTTGCATCTTGCCTGCTTCCATGACAGGCTCCAGGGATTCGCGAAAGGCCTTATACATCTCTGAGGTGCTTGTGAAATAGGGTTTTCCTCGCAGGTGTCCGGTCATCCCTTGATAGGCTTTGACGATAAAAGCAAAGGATTCCGGCGTTTCCGCTGCCCAGCGTGCCATCCGGTCCCGAGGCTGAACGGCGTAGAAGGAACTGTCTACCTCCACGGTCGTAAAATATTGTCCATACAGACGGAGCTTGTCTTTCGCTTTGGTACGGTTGGGGTACAAATCCTCCTGATCTCCCCAGCCCGTAAGTCCAATCCGAATCATAAATAACACCTCCTGCTGCTTTCCTCTTATGTTAGCGTTATGTTTCAGTTGTCTCATGTTGTTCATGAAGTGAAAATGCCATAGTGGTTCTGTATCAATCTTCTATGTATAGTTAACCGATTTACGTGGGCCTGACTATGTTTAACATTATATCGTGTGGTTTCCGGCCGTTCAATGTGGACGATCCTTGGAAATTTTTGAGTTTGAAGGATAAAGACGATACAATGGCTAAAAGCTATAGAGATATGATCCGGCTGATAGAACAGCTTATTACGGATAGTTGGGCCAGTGACCATGTGGAGGGCGATACGTAATGACGGAATGGTATGAAAAGAGTTTTGGAGAAGACTACCTTCTTGTGTACAAACATCGGGATGTGCAAGGCGCATATCAGGAAGTACATAAAATGATCAATTGGTTAAAGCTTGAGCCAAAGTCCAAGGTGCTTGACCTGTGCTGTGGTATGGGTCGACATTCTCTGGCCCTGGCTGACGCTGGTTTCCAGGTGACCGGAATCGACCTGTCTGATGTGCTTCTGCGTGAAGCACGCAATATGGACACCGAACATCGTGTAGAGTGGTATCACGCCGATATGCGTGAGCTTCCGTTGAAAGGCGGATTTGACGCCGTGGTCAATCTGTTTACATCATTTGGTTATTTCCGAGAGGATGGAGAGCAACTAAGAGTGTTACGCGCCATTCATCGGATGCTGAAGCCAGGTGGCAGCTATATTATTGATTTTATGAACACGGCTTATGTGACTCGTCATCTGGTGCAGCATTCAACACGTGAAAGCGAAGGACAGAATATAGAGGAGTTTCGCAAGATCGAGAATGGATTTGTGCAAAAAGAAATTCACATCACCGATACCGTATCGGGCCAAAAACCGCGGATCTATCAGGAACGCGTCAAGCTGTACACTCGCGAACAACTACGTGATCTGCTTCACGAGGCAGGACTCGTGGTGGATCAGGTACATGGCGGTTATGATGAAGAAAAGTACGATGAGCAGGCATCGCCGCGGATGATTTTTGTCGGTCATCGGCCTGAGCAGTAGAGTTGGAGGAGAATATTAATGAAGCAAACGGAATCCATTTCCATGCCAGCAGGCATGCATCGGGTCAAGATTACTATGGCTTTTCCACTGCGTTGGGTGAACAGCTATGTGCTTCATGAACCGGATGGAACAATAACGATTGTTGACCCGGGACCACGCAGTACTGAGACGGAACAGGAGTGGCACGAAGCACTTGCAGATTTCAATTTAACTTTTCAGGATATTAGTCAGATTGTACTGACCCACCATCACCCCGATCATCTGGGGTTGTCCGGCTGGATACAGCAGCAAACGGGTGTGCCTGTTCGAATGTCCACACGATCCCGCCAGGAAGCGGATTACATGTGGGGAACAGAGGCAACCATCAATACCGTTTTACCTGAATATTATAGTCGCCATGGCATGCCGGAAGACAAGACGCAGCAGATCCGCGAACATATGGGGGGATTCATCTCACAGATTACGCCACTTCCGGTAGTGACACCGATTGAAGATGGTGAATGGCTGGTTATGGGCGGGAAAAAGTGGCTTGCTGTAGAAACCCGTGGTCACGCCCCAGGGCATCTATCCTTCTATGCGCCGGACTCCAGAGAGATCTTGTGTGGAGATGCCGTATTGCCGCAGATTTCACCGAATATCAGCTTGCAACCGGGAAGTGACGATCAACCTTTATTATCTTACATGGAAGGGCTGCATCGACTGGGGGCTTTGGATGTAGAAGTGGCATATCCAGGGCATCGGAATCCGTTTGGTCATTTTGCCGATCGAACGGTTCATCTGCTCACTCATCATGAAGAGCGCCTACAGAAGATGATGGAGCAAATCCGCGAAGCACCGACGAATGCGTATGATATCTGTGTGTTTATGTTTGGTGACCGATTGGGAACACATCAGCTTCGTTTTGCGATGAGCGAAACTTTGGCGCATCTGCAAGAATTGATCCGGCGAGAGCATATTGTACAGGAGCAGCAGCCCGACGGAGTGTTCTTTTTTATCGAAAATACTTAGAGGATGACAAGACTTTGACCAGGAGAACTGCCTGTTCAGAGTCTTTTTTTTGCGTGTAACGACTCAAATAAATGAAAGCTTTAGTCTCTCTTAACCGTTCATTCATCTTCTTTTAAGGCAGCACTTCTATGATAAATGCATGAACTTCGCCAGAGAAAGCAGGGAAGAGCGATGACCAGGAAAAAACGAAATCAATGGAGAAAATGGCAAGCCTCAGCGGCAGCAACGTTGACCGTGGCTGCACTCTTTCAATATGTAAGAACTTCTGATGCCTTTGATGTCGCTTATGCGGCGGCTAATGGTACCGATATAAGCAGTACAGCTTCTACCCAGATAGATGCTCAGGATGATGTCATGGACGAATGGACGAACAACACAGATAACAATTCCGATGCATCGTCCAATGAGGGTGACATCCTGGATGAGGGAACGACGGATGGAAGCACTGCCATCGGTTCGAATCAAGGCAGGTCGTCGGGTGGCTGGATAACAGATCAGAACAGCAATCAGGATACTGACTCCGGATATAGTCGTGGCAATTATCAGTCACGCACAGGTGCGTCATGAGCCGCACGGAGCAAGTCTCCCGTCTTCTCAAGTTCCGCTTCCGGGCGATGAACACGAACGTGGAAGTTCAGTTAGCCGCAGGACGGGAAGAGGCTGAGCATGCGGCAGCCATGGTGAAGAATTGGTTCGAAGCGCAGGAACAGCGTTTCAGCCGATTTGTGGCAGACAGTGAATTGAATCGTCTGAATCGTTGCACAGGGTGGATGCCCATCTCCGCAGCAATGGACGAAGTGTTAAGTTTGGCATACGGTTATATTGGTCAGACGGAAGGGATTTTTCAGCCGGGTATTTCTCAGGCTCTGCGGGCTTCTGGTTATGATGTCAGCTTCGAACAGCTGCAACAAAGAAGAGGACTTCCTCAATCAGGAACCGAACGCAGATTGGACATTAAAAAATTGAAAATAGCAGATATGCTGAGAGACGAATATGACTATAGCCGCCCACGATGGATTCAAAGGGAAGGCAGCCGAATGGTTCATAAGGACCCTGGGACTGAGCTGGACCTTGGAGGCATTGTTAAGGGTTGGGCCGTTGAGCGTATCGCCGATTGGCTGCAACGTACACTTCATATTTCGGCCGGATTAATCAATGCAGGTGGAGATATTCAGGCATGGGGAACAACATCTCATCCGATGTGGTCCGTGCAAGTCACTGACCCGTATGAGGAGAAGCGTGATCTGATAGGGAGAATTCAATTGAGGAAAGGTGCGGTGGCCACTTCAGGAGTGATACGAAGACAGTGGCAGAATACGGACGGAAGCCTCTCACATCACTTAATTGATCCCCGGAAGATGGAGCCAGCAGATACGGATGTGCTACAGTGTACCGTTCTGGGCCAGCATACATCGCAATGTGAGATTATTGCCAAGACCGTCTGCATTTTGGGAAGTGCCGATGCAGTAGGTTGGTTAAACCGTCATTACGATCGTCATGACGTCCTGTGGATGACCCGGGATGGGAGCACTTATTTTAGAGGAAATACCGGTACGCTCGCTGAACGCTGGCCTGGTTTCGATCCGGATCACCGCTTCAGTCTTATATAAACGACAAGTCTATCAGATATGGGGGAGCCGGTTATGGCGCAATGGATTGTAGATTACCTGCCGACGTGGAATATCATTCGAATTAGTGGGATCGCCGCTTATTTGCTGCTCTTTGCGGGGGTATTTCTGGGAATTGCCCAAGGGATGCCCATGGCTAAAGGCAAACCTAAAGCGGCCATGTTTAAATGGCATACCCGAACGACCTGGCTCGCCTTTGGACTTGGACTTGTGCATGCGTTAACCCTATATATTGATCACTATAGTCCATTTACATGGAGTGAACTGCTCATTCCGTTTACGGCTTCAGTACATCCGATCGGCAGCGGACTGGGCACATTATCCTTTTATGGTTTGGTGATTGTACTGCTATCCAGTGATTTGCGTAACAAGCTTGGCCGTAAATGGTGGTTTATGTTCCATATGTTGTCTTATCCCGTATTCATCGGTTTACTGTTCCATGGTATGGTTACCGGCTCTGATTCAGGCAATGTGCTTATGCGTCTGATGTACGTGTTTACTGGCTTGAGTGTTCTTGGTATTACGGTACTTCGAGGCATGCTGCGAGAACGCAAAGGCCCGGAAATTACGATTGGACCCAGCCGTGTACAGCCTAAGCCGGCAGCGGAACAGAAATGGGCTGAGGTGTATCGTTTGGCGGGAGCGGGAAGACAGGAGCATCTGAAATAGTTTAGTACAAAAGAAATGAATCCATACAAAAGAAGCGGCCTTTATGGCCGCCTTTTTGTCATGATCAGTATAAATCGGAGAGTGGAACATGCGTGGTTCGTTATTTCCAACTCCTGTTACACATGCCAATTATACGATATCATCGCTGACAGGTTTTTCTCCCAAAGCCTCTTCAAGCTCCGATTGTTTGCGATGCGCAATCCGGCTGCTGGCCGCTGAGGCAATGGCCCCCACAATATCATCCAGAAACGTATGCACAGGCCCAAGGCTCTTGTCGTTCAAACGTTCAAGCACACCGGGTTTGAGCTTGTCTACATAGCCGTAGTTCGTAAATCCGATACTTCCGTATACGTTGACGATGGAGAATGCGAGAATCTCATCCACGCCATATAACCCTTCATCATTTTCAATCATCTCCTGCAAAGGAGAAATGAGTTTGCCTTGCTCTGCCAGCAAGTCCAGTTGAATGCCTGTCAGGACTGCGTTCTGCACCTCACGTTTGCGTAATACTTTCTCCACATTGTCAATACATTCTTCCATCGTAAGACCCGGGTAATACTTTTTCTGCAGCATCATGACCAGTTCTGCGATCTCAGGGATCGTAACGCCCCGCTTGTGCAGCCATTCCCTCGTTGCCTCTGCCACTTTGCGGCTATTCAGGCTGTAAGGGATTTTTTCTTGCTCCGGATGTTCCATGGGCGATTCCTCCTCTGAAGTTAGCAATGTCCCTACACTTGTATCCTAATACGTTATTAACCGTTTTGGGTTTCTTTGCTATCCTTCCACGGGGATGGAAAGTCTGTTTTCAGCTTTATGCATGGTGAGCTTGTTTAAAAAGTAGTTATTTTTTGGGCAAAGGCTCGTATACATGGTAGTACAAACTGTAAAAATGATGAGGGGGAACGTGATCATGAGTAAGATCCGTTATTTGCGTACAGCTTCTGCAGCTGCGCTGTTGAGTATTCCTGTGGTGTTATCCGGATGTGGCATGTTTGGGGCACAGTCCTCCGAAGCCATTGATCCACCGCCGCCGATTCAGGAAGCGGCCATGATTCAGGCGGCTGAAGGCAATGGCTCACTTGCCAAGCTGCCACTTACAACCGTGTATCTGCAGGATCAACAAGGTTTGCTAGCTCCGGTATCCATGACACTCCCGTCAGGCACGGACGTTAGCAGTCCCAAAACAGCCCTGGATACACTTGTGACGGGTGGTCCATATGCAGGTATGTTGCCTGAAGGATTTCAGGGCGTACTCCCGCAGGGGACCGTTGTTCAGAACGTAACGATTCATTCGGATGACAAGCTGGCAGTCGTGGAGTTCTCCGGCAATTTTGCCAAGTATGATGCCAAGAACGAGCGAAAAATGCTGGAGGCAGTCACCTGGACACTCACGGGTACACCGGATGTGCAGAACGTACAGATATGGGTAGACGGCAAAAAGTTAACGCAAATGCCAGTAAACAGC
Above is a window of Paenibacillus sp. E222 DNA encoding:
- a CDS encoding phosphatidylglycerophosphatase A, producing MEHPEQEKIPYSLNSRKVAEATREWLHKRGVTIPEIAELVMMLQKKYYPGLTMEECIDNVEKVLRKREVQNAVLTGIQLDLLAEQGKLISPLQEMIENDEGLYGVDEILAFSIVNVYGSIGFTNYGYVDKLKPGVLERLNDKSLGPVHTFLDDIVGAIASAASSRIAHRKQSELEEALGEKPVSDDIV
- a CDS encoding ferric reductase-like transmembrane domain-containing protein, with protein sequence MAQWIVDYLPTWNIIRISGIAAYLLLFAGVFLGIAQGMPMAKGKPKAAMFKWHTRTTWLAFGLGLVHALTLYIDHYSPFTWSELLIPFTASVHPIGSGLGTLSFYGLVIVLLSSDLRNKLGRKWWFMFHMLSYPVFIGLLFHGMVTGSDSGNVLMRLMYVFTGLSVLGITVLRGMLRERKGPEITIGPSRVQPKPAAEQKWAEVYRLAGAGRQEHLK
- a CDS encoding GerMN domain-containing protein → MSKIRYLRTASAAALLSIPVVLSGCGMFGAQSSEAIDPPPPIQEAAMIQAAEGNGSLAKLPLTTVYLQDQQGLLAPVSMTLPSGTDVSSPKTALDTLVTGGPYAGMLPEGFQGVLPQGTVVQNVTIHSDDKLAVVEFSGNFAKYDAKNERKMLEAVTWTLTGTPDVQNVQIWVDGKKLTQMPVNSTPLPEPLNRAVGINLDLGDTFTTNSSPVTVYFSAASPAGIQYYVPVTRLVTPGGDRVQAALNELIKGPAKGGELEEVMTGGTQLQSVKTSEDGTVTVALKDDMFTEGDVVPSELLQSVVLTTAENTAGKEAKVQIEWNGQKTVMSDDNRDYSAPVSKPEYINEIPI